Sequence from the Candidatus Accumulibacter similis genome:
TGCTCGTGGAACCGTTGCACCTTCTGCGAGATGTACACCGCGCCACAGAAGCAGTTCCGCGCCCGCGCCGAGGAGGAGGTCCTGGAGAGCATCCGGCTCACCGGCGAGCGCTGCGGCCATGCCGTGCGGCGGGTCTTCCTCGCCGACGGCGATGCGCTGGTGCTGCCGACCCGTCGACTGCTGCGCGTCCTCGAGGCCATCCGCAGCCATCTGCCGGCGGTCCGGCGCGTCTCGAGCTACTGCCTGCCACGCAACTTGCGACGCAAGTCGACCGACGAATTGTGCCAACTGGCTGCCGCCGGGCTGTCGATCGCCTACGTCGGCGCCGAATCGGGCGACGACGAGGTCCTCGAGCGCGTGCACAAGGGCGAGACCTTCGCCTCGACGGCAGACGCGCTCGACCGGCTTGGCCAAGCGGGCATAACGCGCTCGGTGATGATCCTGAACGGCCTCGCCGGCCCACAGCTCTCGCTGCGCCACGCCGAGAACTCGGCGCGCCTGGCAAACGCAACACAGCCCGAGTACCTGGCGACGCTGGTCGTCAGCTTTCCACTCGGCGAGGAACGCTTCCGCGGCGCCTTCCCGGGGTGGCGACCACTCGACCAGCGCGAACTGTTCGTCGAGATGGAGCGCTTTCTCGAGCGGCTGGAACTTCAGCGGACAGTGTTTCGCAGCGACCACGCATCGAACTGGCTGGTACTCAAGGGCACCCTCGACACCGACAAGCCGCGCCTGCTGCGCCAGTTGCGGCAGGCGATCGACGACCCGGCAGCAGCGCCGCTGCGGCCGGCGTGGGCGCGCGGACTGTAGATGGACACCGCTGCTGCCTGTGGCGAACTGATCCGCCAGGCCGATGGGCTGCTGGTCACTGCCGGCGCCGGCATCGGCGTCGATTCCGGCCTGCCGGACTTTCGCGGACCTGGGGGATTCTGGGGCGTTTACCCGGCACTCGGCCGCGCCCGCATCGGCTTCGAGCAGATCGCCAATCCGGCCGCCTTCGCCGCCCGGCCGGCGCTCGCCTGGGGTTTCTACGGCCATCGCCTGAATCTCTACCGACGCACCGTGCCGCACGCCGGCTTCGCCATCCTGCGCCGGATCGGCGACGGCCTGCCGCAGGGCACTTTCGTGTTCACCAGCAACGTAGACGGCCAGTTCCAGAAGGCGGGTTTCGCCGCCGAACGGATCGTCGAGTGTCACGGATCGATCCATCACCTGCAATGCCTTGACGGCTGTCACGACGGCATCTGGCCGGCCGACGACTACCAGCCGCAGGTGGACGAGGAGGAATGCCTGCTCCGCTCGGACTTTCCGCGCTGCCCGCGCTGCCGGGCAATCGCGCGGCCGAACATCCTCATGTTCGGCGACTGCGGATGGCTGCCCGAACGCACCGACGCCCAGGAAACCCGCCTGCACGACTGGCTGCGCCAGGTAAACCGCCTGGTCGTGATCGAGATCGGTGCCGGCACGAACATCCCGACGGTGCGCCTGCTCGGTGAGCGGAGCCGCGGCAGGCTGATCCGCATCAACCCGAGCGAGCCGCAACTGCCACCCGGCAAGGGAGTGGCGCTCGCTGCCGGCGGCCTCGCCGGGCTGCGCGCCATCGCCGCCTGCCTTGAATGACTGCAACGCCCGATGCCACCCCACCACGGCGAACACCGGAAGGAAGCCGCATGCCCAAGCTCCCCAACCTGCCGCGGCCGCTTGCCGCCAATCGTGCCGGTTGCCGCAGCGCGACGCTGCTGGCGACGCTCTGCCTGCTTGTCGGCTGCGCCGCGCGGCCCGCTGGCGAGGGAGCCACCCTCCACCGCTGGACGCAGCTCGGGCCGGACGGCCACATCAGCCTGCGCAGCATCGTCGACGGCACGGGCGACTGCCCGACGGCAATCGTGGACGGCGCCGGCGTGCCGTTGCAGGTGCGCGCCGGCGCGACGGCGAGCGAGGCGCCAAGGCAGCTGCCGGACAACCCGGCTTTCCGGCCGGAGTTCGCCGTCACCGCCTGCGAGGCGACGCTGCCGGCCGCTGCACGCCAGGCGAGTATCGGCAACGATGCGCTACCGATGCCTGCCGCCGACCCACGCCGCATCGTCATTGTCGGCGACACCGGCTGTCGGATCCAGGTGCCGGCCCGCGGCACCGCGGATCCGATTCAGAATTGCGCCAGTGCGAGCGACTGGCCGTGGCCGCGACTGGCTGCCGCCGCGGCAGCGACGCGGCCCGATCTGGTGATTCACCTCGGCGACTATCACTACCGTGAATACTGCGACGATCCGGCACGCTGCGCGCCATTGCGCGCGCAGGGTGTCGTCATCGGCTACGGCTGGGCGGGCTGGCAGGCCGACTTTCTCGCCCCGTCACAGCCGCTGCTGGCAGCCGCACCCTGGATCGTCGTCCGTGGCAACCACGAGAACTGCGACCGCGGCGGTGAGGGGTGGATGCGTTTTCTGTCACCACTGCCCTACCAGCAATGCACAAACCAGGCCTACCGGACCGCCAGCCAGTCGGTGCTCGGCGACAACCTGACTGCCGACGCGTACCGCATCGAGTTGGGGGAGCGACTGACGCTGGTCGTCGCCGACAATGCCGCGTTCGCCGACTACCTGCCGCTGGCACCAGCAGCGGACGATCTCGCCATCCTGCAGCGAACGCTGCGTGCGCTGACGACTGCGCCGGCCGGACGGCCGCTCTGGCTGCTGATCCACAAGCCACTGTGGTACGACCTGCTGCCGGCGGCAGCGCCGCCGAACGCGCTGCAGAGCCTGGCTCGCAGCGGCCTGCCGGCGAGCCTGCAGTTCGTCTTCTCGGGCCACGAGCACGCCTTCGCGACGCTCAACTTCGCCGGCAGCACCGGGCGGCCCGCGCAGGTCATCGTCGGCGCCAGCGGCACGCAGCTCGAAGCCTTCGATCCCCAGTCGCCCCTGTACGAAGGTGCAGCGCCCGGCAGCAGGGAGCAGACAGAGCCCGACGGCAGGCTCCATGATGGCATCGCCGCCAGCAGCGGCATCGTCCTCAACCGCTACAGCTTCCTGCTGCTGGAACATGCGAACGACGGCTGGGAGGGCACGCTGATCGATGCCGACGGCAGGACGATCAGCCGCTGCCGCCTGGATGGCGCGGGCAGGCAGGTCGACTGCAGCTTTCCGGCGCGGCCTTAGCTGCGACGACGCCTCCTTCAGTCTTCCCGGCGGGGACCGTCGCGGCGGAACGGCAGGTGGGTGGCAGCCTCGTCGCGGTATCCGACCACCGATTCCTTCTGCGCCGTCAGATGGCGGGCAAGCATCTGGCGCATGCCGGGATCGGCTATCCAGTGCGCCGAACGGACGAGCGTTGGCTGGAAGCCGCGCGCGAGCTTGTGCTCGCCGCCGGCACCGGGCTCGAAACGGCGCAGCCCGTGACGCAGGCAGTAGTCGATTCCCTGATGGAAGCAGAGTTCGAAGTGCAGGCCGGGGTGGTTGCCGCGGCAGCCCCAGTAACGCCCGAACAGGGCCTCATCGCTGCGAAAGCAGATCGCCACCGCGACCGGGGCACGCTGCGCGCGAGCGATGAAGACCACCATCCGGCGGCCCAGCGCCACCGCCAGATCGGCGAAGCAATCGGCCGAGAAGGCGGCGTGATTGTTGAAGCGCTCGAAGGTACTGGCGTAAAGGGCGTGCAGCAGCGGCCATTCGGCGGGGTCGACCTGGTCGCCGTGCCGCGTCTCGATCGTCAGTCCGCTCTCGGCGACGCGCCGGCGCTCGGCGCGAACCTTGCGCCGCTTGGCGGCGCTGAAGGTCGCCAGATGGCCGTCGAAATCGCCACAACCCGGGTCGAGCCAGTGGAACTGGACATCGTGGCTGAGCAACAGGCCCTCGCCCTGCAGCAGTTGGGCCTCGTCGTCGGTCGGCAGGGCGACATGCCATGATGAAGCACCAAGCCGGCCGACCAGCGCCTTCGCGCCGGCAACCAGTGCCTGCCGGACGGCCCTTGCCGGCACCCCGTCGGCGACCAGCAGCCGCGGCCCGCCGACCGGCGTGTGCGGCAGGCAGCTCATCAGCTTCGGATAGTACGGACGGCCGAGCTGACGCCAGGCCGCGGCCCACGCCCAATCGTAGATGAAGTCGCCGTGCGAATGATGCTTGCCGTACAGCGGCAGCAGCCCGACGACCTCACCGTTGGCAGCGGTCGCCAGCAGATGGCACGGCGTCCAGCCCGCTCCGGCAGCCGCCGCCCCGTGCGTTTCGAGGATCGTCAGGTAATCGGCGTTGAGGAACGGGTCGCCGGCCGGACAGAGCCGCTGCCAGACCAGACGCGGAATGGCACTGGCCGACGGGCTGCTGCTGAGCGAGAGGCTGGCGGGCAAGGCGGGCTCCGGGACAAGGGACGTGCGACCGGGTGTGGCAGCCACTGCCAGCGGCCGCCGGCGTCGGCTGCGGGCAACGCATGTTGCCACAGACCGCGGCGCCATGGCGATGCCGGCCTCGACGAAGCGCCACGGCAGTGCCCCCAGGCGACAACCGCTGCACGCCGGCAAGTCTGCAGTCGCGCGACCTCAATGCCCGGGCTGGCAGCG
This genomic interval carries:
- a CDS encoding NAD-dependent deacetylase, giving the protein MDTAAACGELIRQADGLLVTAGAGIGVDSGLPDFRGPGGFWGVYPALGRARIGFEQIANPAAFAARPALAWGFYGHRLNLYRRTVPHAGFAILRRIGDGLPQGTFVFTSNVDGQFQKAGFAAERIVECHGSIHHLQCLDGCHDGIWPADDYQPQVDEEECLLRSDFPRCPRCRAIARPNILMFGDCGWLPERTDAQETRLHDWLRQVNRLVVIEIGAGTNIPTVRLLGERSRGRLIRINPSEPQLPPGKGVALAAGGLAGLRAIAACLE
- a CDS encoding radical SAM protein, coding for MLPPIPIRYVEPVYRPPSEAASLILPLTDGCSWNRCTFCEMYTAPQKQFRARAEEEVLESIRLTGERCGHAVRRVFLADGDALVLPTRRLLRVLEAIRSHLPAVRRVSSYCLPRNLRRKSTDELCQLAAAGLSIAYVGAESGDDEVLERVHKGETFASTADALDRLGQAGITRSVMILNGLAGPQLSLRHAENSARLANATQPEYLATLVVSFPLGEERFRGAFPGWRPLDQRELFVEMERFLERLELQRTVFRSDHASNWLVLKGTLDTDKPRLLRQLRQAIDDPAAAPLRPAWARGL
- a CDS encoding metallophosphoesterase — translated: MPKLPNLPRPLAANRAGCRSATLLATLCLLVGCAARPAGEGATLHRWTQLGPDGHISLRSIVDGTGDCPTAIVDGAGVPLQVRAGATASEAPRQLPDNPAFRPEFAVTACEATLPAAARQASIGNDALPMPAADPRRIVIVGDTGCRIQVPARGTADPIQNCASASDWPWPRLAAAAAATRPDLVIHLGDYHYREYCDDPARCAPLRAQGVVIGYGWAGWQADFLAPSQPLLAAAPWIVVRGNHENCDRGGEGWMRFLSPLPYQQCTNQAYRTASQSVLGDNLTADAYRIELGERLTLVVADNAAFADYLPLAPAADDLAILQRTLRALTTAPAGRPLWLLIHKPLWYDLLPAAAPPNALQSLARSGLPASLQFVFSGHEHAFATLNFAGSTGRPAQVIVGASGTQLEAFDPQSPLYEGAAPGSREQTEPDGRLHDGIAASSGIVLNRYSFLLLEHANDGWEGTLIDADGRTISRCRLDGAGRQVDCSFPARP
- a CDS encoding GNAT family N-acetyltransferase translates to MPASLSLSSSPSASAIPRLVWQRLCPAGDPFLNADYLTILETHGAAAAGAGWTPCHLLATAANGEVVGLLPLYGKHHSHGDFIYDWAWAAAWRQLGRPYYPKLMSCLPHTPVGGPRLLVADGVPARAVRQALVAGAKALVGRLGASSWHVALPTDDEAQLLQGEGLLLSHDVQFHWLDPGCGDFDGHLATFSAAKRRKVRAERRRVAESGLTIETRHGDQVDPAEWPLLHALYASTFERFNNHAAFSADCFADLAVALGRRMVVFIARAQRAPVAVAICFRSDEALFGRYWGCRGNHPGLHFELCFHQGIDYCLRHGLRRFEPGAGGEHKLARGFQPTLVRSAHWIADPGMRQMLARHLTAQKESVVGYRDEAATHLPFRRDGPRRED